The Asterias amurensis chromosome 16, ASM3211899v1 genomic sequence CTGTCGGCTGTTCCCAATTGGGGTCATAACACTCTCCCGTCGGAGGGGAATTGATGGGGCACTGGAGCGGTCAACGAGGGGCTGGGATGGGAGAGGTGGTTTCCTATGGGATGTAGCCCTCGGAGGAGGTTGTCTAGCTTGTGCTTCCACCGCCTCCGGCAGCGTCAGCTTCTCAAGTCTCATGGGAACATGGCTCGTCTTATCTTCAAAGCTACCAGATAGTTCTGAAATGTCCTCATCTTGTTGCAAAGAGGATGAGGCATGCTGCTGATGAGTTCGGAGGTAAGAAGTCCCTCCAGACTGGTCGTGAAGATGCGGATGTTGGGGTTCCCACTCAGTGTTAGCAATTGCTGTTGCACGTATCGCATCAAAGTCTAACGTCAACCCAGCGCCGTTATCAATGCCTCCGCTATTGACGCTCTGGCCCTGATTGCTAAATCTCCTTGAGAGTGACGGTCTTCTCTGCCTCTCTCCAGAACTACTTGAAGCACTGGATacaaatcaatcaaaacaaatacatttttgtacTCCTTCATTGTACTTTGTAATGTCTAGAATGGAAACCTCTATAGGCCGTGTCACACAGGgcaatttttacaggcaacctgGAGGCAACCAATTGCACTACGTCTTAGAaaactgggtccaatttcatggctcttagTAACAAAGAATCAGTGCTTAGGAAAGGTGGGAATTCAGAGCTTATGttaagcgtatttcatgggttagtcATGCAttttcggcctcgttggatatgggacgcagaagcgctatatttttccgtattccactcgcgcttgtgtgataatttATGATGTTGGTTGTGTCCCTTTTTAGTCAGCCTCTTATGCTTGAGCATAAGCATACTCCATGTTtttaggcattctttgctttacaaactagcgcagaaattcggagCATGCACAGTTATCCGACAATAGCGattgtaagcatagaattcggcggtaagcagagccatgaaattgggccctgaataaCCAGGTTATATTGGACTGAGTTTTACCTCTGTGGCTGTTTCCTGGAAGTGATGCCAAGACCAGTCAGGGCAAAAGTTGAAGCTAATCCCTCCACATCTTCATTAGGGGCCCTCTCAACAACTCCAAGTCTTCCTCGGAGCCTACCCCTGCTCCCCGCATCACCAGATCTgtgacaaaataatttaaaaaaaaagatattgacaaaatggggACATTGCCAACatggggctagatagctcagttggtaagataagagcgccggcacgttaatccggaggtcgttggttcgaatcccactctagtcaattctttgttcaaccccaaaaatcattacaaaatttacccagtcagttttccttgtggtttacattgatatctgaaacaaaaagttgcatccccttaaaatGATCCcgtggctgccgcttcccaggttgtatcgtaatttgggtgtgatccctggctacacggcagttaacggttgtatggcttctgactggcacccccgaacaaagttattgacaaaatagggacaccgccaatatagggctagatagctcagttggtagagcgccggcacgttaatcctgaggtcgttggttcgaataccactctagtcaattctttgttcaaccccaaaattcatttcaaaataaaaaatacagcaaGTCAATaatctaatagatgttaaatttgcacctgGGATAAAGTATATTCatcttggttttacccatatacaccgacgTATACTCTGGGCTAGaattcacaaagcactaagattcattgtaagatgagttgtcagtatcaccataatgatttgtatttgtgacattacactttactaagcaactacgatttaTTTGCAAatcgtaactctttgtgaaatcggccccagtactttcctgagttctgtgaagaaaaaaaaaaccttcaaagtGAACTAAATCACTGTATCTCATAAGCATGAGGAAACCTGAAGCgaagggtgtttgttttttgagcAAGAAACACCTACTCTTTCACTACCGTGAAGTGAGTTCTTGATTGGTTTCAACATTAGGACTAGCTTGCTAGATTTTGGTGCTGTTAGTAAAACAAACAACGAAAAAGAAGACAAACCTCCCTAGTCTGACGGCCGTCACCCCGATCCCAGGGATCTCCGATGCAGCAACCCCATTGGTTGATTCTTTGACGCGTTGACTCTGACTGGTTGAAGTTGTTTCTTGGTTTGGTGTCCAGACGATGCTTCCGTCCACGGGGCACGTAGGATGTTGATGAAGGAGCCATGGATCTATGCATGATGCATGGAACttcaagaacaagaacaaaatcaaATGTCAATCATACTTTATCAAGATGTGGAAAGACGTACGTTTCTTTTTGAATGGAAGTTTGAAAGAATGTCCACCAAAGATACTACAATTAGACCAGGCATGACAGGTATTGACTGTACCTCTGTCTGTGTGTGTGACGCCACACAATAACTACAAGCTGAATGAAAAGTACAGTTTCTTAAATCTGAACGTTGTAAACcaggggcggattgcaataaaacaGTCTTAGTCAgcagtctaagaccagtcagttatagccggctatctgccttagacggtcttaacttagtcagtcattaagcctgttgcaataagccaGTCTTAGATAAGTCCGCGAAAAGTAATGAAATACGAACAAATGTCCTATATAATACTTAGCACTCTGCAGGCACTGGCGGTACAACATTGttcttattgctttggtttaaatcatCGGATGTCATatctgtgagttgtatcatttttactTTTGGGAACATACATTTACGATACAATCACCttgatcatcatcataatgcctcccatgggtgtaatctatttctaaaatacaatctcatcctagagctctttgtatcaaatcatctacaactaagaaatgcagcgccatctttaaaaaccaaaacaaagaccgattatagccagctcagagcaggcttaagatttaagactggctataattatagaccgcgctattgcaatTGGTCTATgattaaagactgtctaagcgcgtctcaagttagccggctatagcgcatagactggtttaagaccgcttggtgcaatccgcccctGCTGTAACAATGTTTTTGTGACCGTTAtcattatatatttctggtaattaaaacaaggATGCCTTACAAGTGAACTTAttcactgtagctcacaagcctgaggaaacctgtaaacaagggtgcttgccaTGTGAACCAAATCACCAGGGTTTCCCCCTAGTCTTCCATGCCAAGTGTTATGGGTTCTTTTACCCGCACTACCAATCCTCGACATGGGACCTTCAGCTGATGTCCCacccgaaggacaaagcaattatggtaaagtatcatGGTGAAACGACCAGGACTCAaaacccgcactctgctgatcaaaattACAAAAGCTTAAGTTTGGTGCTCTTTAACCACTCGCCCACAACACACCACCACGGCACCGACTCATGAGTTGTTTTAAGGTCATCTTCCCTGACTGCTTTTACCTTGTGTTTGCATGGTAGGCGTCTCAGCACCTGACTAATACTGTAGCCTCGTAGGCAGATGCGGCATTGCATCCCAGGATTCATCAGAGAGCTTCCCTGCCGAACCGTCTCCGTCGGGAAACTCTTGATCACCTTCTCAGGGATGTTGCTCGGCTGATTGGCGGTTTGGCTGGTGAAAAAATTAGCATTGACAACTATAAGATTTTCAAAGCAAATTTGATGCTGCAAACATTCTGGGAAGTATATGTCCTTGATCTTTTGATCAAGTCTTTATAATGATGTTTTATTTTGCTTTGGCATTCTCTTTGAGTACAAACAAGTCGTTGCTTGTACTCAATAAATTTTTCCTCCTTTTCTCcaagaaccaaatatcatgcttgCATATATGATCTGATTTTGTAAGGCAAACCATTCAAGCATTCTCCCTTATCAGTGGTCCGATGGCCAAATACTACTTGAAACACCTTTGGACCAGTCACAATTCACTCTAGGAGGTCTAGCTGGCCAAGTCAATGCTGAAAAGCATCAGCCGTCAATTTCAACAAAAGTCTTCCTAacgtaggattaatcttaggacttataaggagttaagttctgtatccaCAACCATAGGACACAtttaacccatcctaagttaggacgggtttctcgtcctaactcgagataggattaatcctagcgttttgtgaaatcggctgcaagGAATTTAATATGAAGTATGGACAAGTGAAAAAGCTGACAAACTAGTGAAGTGACAAGCTGTCCTGCTGGCAAGTCACTGAAAacgttaagggcaaaccctgcatTTCCTCTGGTTTATCTTGATAACAATAATAGGTTCTTATAGCACTTTATCACAACCCTATGGCATATCAAAGTGCTCTGTATTTTGTCCTGTAAGGTATGTggagacctacatgtattataatataagttatcacacaagcgcgagtggaatacggaaaaatatagcgcttctgcgtccggccgagttggatatgggacgcagacgcgttatattttccttatttccatgagcgcgcgtgtgataacgtatatcttcaagcaaacttggtgcgtgacatagaacacacaagacgcatggtagtaatattagccgtgcaatataggttttgatcaccactccattctgcgaatctgattggaggattagcgcgcaCTTGAAGATAATGTACCTCATACATgtagcatcatgtaatggtttgcaaggtgctgtggtgcaacatgctgccgatcagaccaagaacaccagggcgaaccccttttctttttgattAAGTGTAAtgtacttggttcttttacttACATGACACAACACCAGACTGCttaacacacaggaccaacggctttacgtcccatccaaaggatgcaTAAATAATggttaaaggcccggtcacacaggccgcGTTAACGAGAACGTCAACGAGTATGTCAACAATACAGGCCCtggattggttgaatgagcgtggacgtatattctgcgtggagcatttcaaccaatataATGCGTTCTCCTTGCGTCGAGATCGTTATCGTTTtggttatcgctgcagtgtgacttggcctttagTTTCTTGCTAAAGAATATAAGTGTCacaattagggaataacagtgcgagtatccggtcttcactgcgtggtaatgaccgggttggtggctggcgctgttaacggaccgagccggaggcgaggtctgttaacagcgccagccaccaaccaaggtcattaccacgcagtgaagaccggatacgaacactgttattcccattaataaatactttttttagcgaattaaacggctaaaattgtccaaattttgtgacttttctctcggcaatacttccagacatgttcaggggccatatttgagcttttgatggttcccatctcttttgtgcgttaatcacattactgatctttgagaccagtgactctttgtaataatgatctgttcagcacCTTCACTTGGGTCAtgggaggcaaatgattggacgatagctgttccttgtgcattaaaacgcgcgcatgaacTCGGCGTCAGTTTTTAGTGCGCGCGCACAtattacacgcgcgcactcaaaattgatacattttcagcgtgcgtacgcgtaagtgcgcgaagttgcaatgaaactaacagggatataaataagcgtgcgatacagtgcaacgcgcaaggtttacacaatgtatgctgattaagtggccacttatttggtattttccaaagccggtctttataccaccgttaacactctcacacgtgaccgggttttgaccaatcagagacttgaaaccgtccaaggtatttattaatggaaAATCAagcccatactctgctgatcaaaaaacaccagagcttgagttcggtgctcttatccgctcggccatctTGATGAAGAGATTGGGTTTTTTATTGTACCTGTCAAGTTGTAGGAGGAGGTCATAATCATTGTCTGATATATCCCGAGCCAGAAGGTCATCCATGACTGCTTGGGGGAGAGCGGTGCCTGATCCACGCTGTgctggccgccatctttgattaaTTTTCTATAAACCGAAAACATTGgacaagaaaaaataaatacaaggccattgtaaatattaactgaCAAAGAGATTTGCAGGAAAATTATTGGTCTTAGAAATGATGTTCAATTCCTTTCTATTCAATTTTAGACACACCCTTCAAGACATAATGGTGAAAAATGTCATCAATATTGGTTGGTAAAAATTTATTGAagatattattttaaataattttgggttgaataaagaaaaatttactataTCCGGACTTAAACCTGCAACCTCGGGATTAACTGAGCTATCTTAAGCCCTAATGTTTGGTGATTTctgtattttgtcaatatctttgttagaAGGGATTAGAGGGATCGCCTTAAGGGTTTgcgattttttatttcaaatatcaagtaatacaccacaagggaaactgactgggaaagatcttaaacagctacctgggcggaatgttttcaacggaaatggtattttaacttgtttataatgcacttgttcaccattttaatgtaattttgatatgtgtacacttctgaatttttcgtaattaaaactaaaaacacttctgccgttgagagtgtgcgtcaaaggacaatgtcgctgacgtcatctctgggagcttgctttgttatgcctccacgctgcaacaaagcggctttacaaattggagctcccagagatgacgttttgagagtgattacgtaacagggcttttcgcaaatctctcagaaaagcgctggataagggcattcaaaatgattgttttttttacacaattgaaatctttttatagtcgtatgactcgatttccctaTTCTTTGAAAACGTTTTATgtgaatttcagcaaagtttacgacttgacattttcgttcaagtaggtctttaaagatattgacaaaatagagagatagctcagtttgtagagcaCCAGCACATTAACCTCCAGGCCATAGCTTCAAGTACCGCATAGTAAATTTTTCTGTGTTCAACCCAAagttttttaaacactttttttttttaactgattaTCATCAATCCTTTAAATGGAAAATAGTTGGGTTCCTGTTTATGAAATGTAAACTGAATGATCTTTGTCATTGTGAATACAGGGAACATTACCTGTCTAAATTTGAAGGAGTGCTGCGTATGGATGTTGATGATGAAGCAAGCGTGGCATAAACAGAAGTCAAAACAATCTGTGCATCTGCAGGAATGAAATCAATCATACTTAgagtgcgttcgattagcttccccgagtcgaccccggtctgcccccggttaCGCTCGAATAGCTTtaacgtcattccaggggctcaccctggtcagccccaagtgccctgcttgtggaatgggtcacttggggctggccccaggtgcatgacgtcactacgagagggtgattgatcgttcgattagcttttgtcaggggctcacccgagtgagcaccgttGGGTCGACACAGGAaggctattcgaacgcacccttAGTTCAGGCAATATACAAcaaatacaatgggttttttatatagcgccatttcatttagaccacagcgctttaaaaagaacaatagcaatgcagataatacaacaaatgaataataaagcaataaacagacactaaggaaaaatatgttttttaagaTAGAACCCACGACACCCacacacagcaattgccgtggtgccctgtccttttgctgtggtgccctcaacaaggttccaatacaaactattttttcaccctggaagtgccccttaccagaggattGCTGTGCCCCTCAATGCCTGTTTAATAGTTCGtattaaaacaacaacataacacAAAAAACTGTACCCTCTGCTGTGCTGAAATGGTTCAGATACCATTGCTGTGAAAGTGTACATAACAACACCAAGCAAATGCGCAGTATACACAGCTTGTTGTACAAGTTGGACAGGGTGCACTAAAGTTAGAGATCTTGCATAGAAAACATGCGTTATATTTTAAGGAACTGTCTACTGTTTGATTTGAGCAAATGTAAGATTTTCTGAGGTACAATATTCAATCAACTTAGAAATGACGTGGTTACATGGGGGGGAGGAGAGGGGGTACACAAAGTCCCCCTTCTCAATTTAAGTTTTATGGACCATATAGGTCACGTTAATCGGGAGTTCACAGACACAAAACAGCTCAAGTCAATAagttcaacccaaaataaacACTTCACAAAAGTTGGAGAAGGTTTGAAAAGGAGTTTGTTACATGTTGGatagttttggtcaaattgatATCACAAAACTGTAGGTCCATATAAGGTGACTGTGGCTTGATCGTCAAGACAACATGCATTGAGGCATATAGGAGGCAcatagcaacagccgtagccagaGTCACCACAGTCTCACTCACCTGTAGCATTTGCCTTGAATCGGTGACTTGTTGCAGTGCTGACAGCAGACGCCCCCGTGGACATCTAGTCGCTCCGACCGTGTTTTCTGCAGCGAGGCGGTGCGGTACTCGGCCTGCAGCTGCTGCAACTGGCCAAAGTCCTCCCGGCAGAGTGGACAGCGTATTAAGGTCTCCCCCGTGGACTTCTGATGTTCCGCCCACACCTTCATACACTTGATGTGGATGCTCTTGGCACAGCCATATCTACATGAATGTGatgtgtttgattgattatatattcatctttttacttgtacatgtatctttattgttttatgatcaaaTTTTATGGATCTTATTTTggaccttttaattattttgtttttgtggttaaaaatgttcttgttgtaaagcgcctgggagcatttttaatggatttggcgctatataaatgtttttcattattatcattattataacgTCAACAGTACAACACattggtccagtggttagattGCAGGACtagcaatcacaaggttgtgggttcgaatactactaagctaactgctgatttcacaaggactatttcttgatttgtgcagtaggatttgaaactttacatggtgttaccgcatacCTTGTCatattgatttgtgcaattcataatcatagtcGTTAAACCAATATTCGTATaaagagagattggctgttgccagcttggtgtttatatccccttgtgagtttgccaagttcccttgatgggaagatcttctcaacaaacaaacattgtccAAAAATGGTACTCCATATTTTGTTGTACTCCTACAATACCATGGCGCCAAAGTGAGGCTTGAAGTCTAAAATAGACTGGTCCAGCCGTTGTAACAAGTAATAATCATGATTGTATACATAGGGGTCAGACACACATACCTGCAGTAAGTCACTGGTTCCCGTGCATTCAGCAGTTCATCCTGGCAGATTGGACACACGTCGTCCTCCGTGATCTCCCTCTGCGCTAAAACCTCCCGCCCATCTGATTGGTTGGAGGCTGAGGAAGCACTAGCAGATGGCTTATGGTTTTGCGTAGAGCGATGGTCTGGTACCCGACCACTCTGCCGACTTCGCTGTTTGATGCCACGCAGGATTTCATTTATTTCTCGCTCCACGAGACCCAACTGGTATGTaactgaattaaaataaaaaaatcctaaGCCAAAATTTTTAAGACATTACGGGAAAACAAAAGTTCGGCCACAAAAACTTGGGAAGTTATTTCCTTTTCACCAAGTGGTTCTATGTATGAGCAATTAATCTGCCTGGGGCAGCCAGCAGCCctactggtttgtgcatgatccaataAAGTCCACTATTTGataaggaattacatggagataacaggtgtgagttgcaagaaaaaaaatgaagttaTATTTGAGCCTGTTTCTTTAATAGAGCTTTCCTGTAATGGAATCTTAAACGAGGATTTTCTgatttttgaaaacaatttcatagaggtgcttcaAAGTCACAATAAATTAGCAAATCACAAAACAATTGTGCTTTCCGGTTTTGACCAACATACAATGTCATTGTGTACTGTTCATCTGTCTTCCCAtccaattttgcttagcagaaagaaGGTAAGAGCTGGGCCCTATGTAAAAATCTCTGAGCAAACAGTGTTGCTTAGAAATGTTCCGCTGAGCAAGTTTTAGAAGGAAACTggggtccatttcacaaagagttaggactagtccaaacttatgactagtcctaggagatataaaaaacgcatggctagtcctaactcgagataggactagtcttaactctttgtgaaatccacccctggacacataCAGTATGCAtgatatggtattttggctggtaaccttcgtctttgagcaaaattgttatgtgcttagctagtttttgtggtAAGCAGCTCTACAGCAATTTGAATTTCTACTTACTTGGATTTTGTCTTGGAACTCTGAACTTCTTCAATAAGAcccttaataaaaataaaattaaaaattgtgttaGGAAAATCAGGACATAACAATATCAAAATATTCTAAGGGAGTAAACTTCCAGATGAATGGCTCAActctcttttattttatttatggacattttattttcaaattctaattttcatttattttatctaGCTATTTGATTGTACATATATTAAGTTAGTTTGTTTGACTATCCATTTTATAATTCTCGTTTTGTCAGTTGATTTTAATATAACTATTTATATtagtattgtttgttttgtttgtttatttgactgtttggttatttgtttgtttctgatGTTGTTaggttattttatttaattacttgttttaaattttactATTTGTTCGTTTGAAAATTAactttatttgttgttattttcttttttcattgtaTTATTAATATATTTCTTATAGATTCGTTTAGCTGTTATTTATGAGTCACTATttatttgttgggggggggggggttcaggtTGGGTGGGTGTGGGAAAGTGTATGGTCAATAGTGGATATTTACCAGCATATGTGTTTGCAAAGATCTCTCTCCTTCTTAAACACTGGACAAGTGCAGCTATGAGGATCACCAAGAAATACCTGAAAAGATCAAGaga encodes the following:
- the LOC139948792 gene encoding uncharacterized protein translates to MARSVSWRRTVSDNLSWRQDQAQSATIYILRETGPTGFLLKEEGETKKFKVFLGDPHSCTCPVFKKERDLCKHICWVLLKKFRVPRQNPITYQLGLVEREINEILRGIKQRSRQSGRVPDHRSTQNHKPSASASSASNQSDGREVLAQREITEDDVCPICQDELLNAREPVTYCRYGCAKSIHIKCMKVWAEHQKSTGETLIRCPLCREDFGQLQQLQAEYRTASLQKTRSERLDVHGGVCCQHCNKSPIQGKCYRCTDCFDFCLCHACFIINIHTQHSFKFRQKINQRWRPAQRGSGTALPQAVMDDLLARDISDNDYDLLLQLDSQTANQPSNIPEKVIKSFPTETVRQGSSLMNPGMQCRICLRGYSISQVLRRLPCKHKFHASCIDPWLLHQHPTCPVDGSIVWTPNQETTSTSQSQRVKESTNGVAASEIPGIGVTAVRLGRSGDAGSRGRLRGRLGVVERAPNEDVEGLASTFALTGLGITSRKQPQSASSSSGERQRRPSLSRRFSNQGQSVNSGGIDNGAGLTLDFDAIRATAIANTEWEPQHPHLHDQSGGTSYLRTHQQHASSSLQQDEDISELSGSFEDKTSHVPMRLEKLTLPEAVEAQARQPPPRATSHRKPPLPSQPLVDRSSAPSIPLRRESVMTPIGNSRQQSSSAPSLGNRTVPLEIEGVPSSSSGRPPLPTGGSPGSMRDRGRQSHVRSSPSTRRARSTSIERSSSRDRLNPPNTDKQQFLEGLFLGSAPISEQGQSMSTSGIRQVKGQRTSQLRSRVNQGHNGVQAERDKQLDAGVSGNAISSQSQW